One window of the Methylocystis parvus OBBP genome contains the following:
- a CDS encoding ABC transporter ATP-binding protein, producing MTSSPLLDVRDLSVSFLQGGRETVAVDRVSFSVERGKTLALVGESGSGKSISALSIVRLLPPGAIATGQALFGGQDMLKVSESELRAIRGARITMVFQEPMTSLNPLHTIERQIAEILELHGMRGQEATRKRVVELLTEVGIPNPEARLGAYPHQLSGGQRQRVMIAMSLANKPDLLIADEPTTALDVTVQAQIIALLERLQQTYGMAILFITHDLNLVRRFADTVCVMQKGRVVESGEVQTVFTAPSHPYTKALLTAEPKGAPVVEEADAPVVISADDLRVWFPIKRGFMRRTVDYIKAVDGVSVTVRAGGTVGVVGESGSGKTTLALAMLRMIRSDGPIVFLGSRIDGKSVAQMRPLRRDMQIVFQDPYGSLSPRMSVAEIVAEGLTVQRPELGLDEQREIVARALKETGLDPATMDRYPHEFSGGQRQRIAIARAMVLEPKFVVLDEPTSALDMSVQAQIIDLLRDLQRRRALAYLFISHDLRVVKALAGELIVMRHGKVVETGPAAKVFSQPENDYTKALFAAAFRNQSELTEENSRVGKMV from the coding sequence ATGACCTCCTCCCCCCTCCTCGACGTCCGCGACCTTTCCGTCTCCTTCCTGCAGGGCGGGCGGGAGACCGTCGCCGTCGATCGCGTTTCCTTCTCCGTCGAGCGCGGCAAGACGCTCGCCCTCGTCGGCGAATCCGGCTCCGGCAAATCGATCAGCGCGCTCTCGATCGTCCGCCTGCTGCCGCCGGGCGCCATAGCGACTGGCCAGGCGCTCTTTGGCGGCCAGGACATGTTGAAGGTGAGCGAGAGCGAGCTGCGCGCCATTCGCGGCGCGCGCATCACCATGGTCTTTCAGGAGCCCATGACCTCCCTCAATCCGTTGCACACGATCGAGCGGCAGATCGCGGAGATCCTCGAGCTTCACGGCATGCGCGGCCAGGAGGCGACGCGCAAGCGCGTTGTCGAACTCCTCACCGAAGTCGGCATACCGAACCCGGAGGCGCGTCTCGGCGCCTATCCGCACCAGCTCTCCGGCGGCCAGCGTCAGCGCGTCATGATCGCCATGTCGCTCGCCAACAAGCCCGATTTGCTGATCGCCGACGAGCCGACTACGGCGCTCGACGTCACCGTGCAGGCGCAAATTATCGCGCTGCTGGAGCGGCTCCAGCAGACCTACGGCATGGCAATCCTGTTCATCACGCATGACCTCAATCTCGTGCGCCGTTTCGCCGACACTGTCTGCGTGATGCAGAAGGGACGCGTGGTGGAGAGCGGAGAAGTGCAGACCGTCTTCACCGCGCCGAGCCACCCCTATACGAAGGCGCTTCTCACCGCTGAGCCCAAGGGCGCGCCCGTCGTCGAGGAGGCGGATGCGCCTGTCGTCATTTCGGCGGACGATCTTCGCGTGTGGTTCCCCATCAAGCGCGGCTTCATGCGACGCACCGTCGACTATATCAAAGCCGTCGATGGCGTCAGCGTCACCGTCCGCGCCGGCGGGACGGTCGGCGTCGTCGGGGAATCCGGCTCGGGCAAGACGACGCTCGCCCTCGCCATGTTGCGCATGATCCGTTCGGACGGCCCCATCGTCTTTCTCGGTTCGCGCATCGACGGCAAGAGCGTCGCTCAGATGCGTCCGCTTCGGCGCGACATGCAAATTGTGTTTCAGGACCCCTATGGTTCGCTTTCGCCGCGAATGTCCGTGGCCGAGATCGTCGCCGAAGGCCTCACCGTACAGCGTCCGGAACTCGGTCTCGACGAGCAGCGCGAGATCGTCGCGCGCGCATTGAAGGAGACGGGGCTCGATCCGGCGACGATGGATCGCTATCCGCATGAATTCTCGGGCGGCCAGCGTCAGCGCATCGCCATCGCCCGCGCAATGGTGCTCGAACCGAAATTCGTCGTGCTGGACGAGCCGACATCGGCGCTCGACATGTCGGTGCAGGCGCAGATCATCGACCTGCTGCGCGACCTCCAGCGGCGGCGCGCTTTGGCTTATCTCTTCATTAGCCACGACTTACGCGTGGTCAAAGCCTTGGCGGGCGAGCTTATTGTCATGCGGCACGGAAAAGTAGTAGAGACTGGCCCTGCGGCAAAAGTTTTCTCTCAGCCTGAAAATGACTATACGAAAGCGCTTTTTGCCGCCGCTTTTCGGAATCAATCAGAATTGACTGAAGAAAATTCGCGTGTCGGCAAAATGGTTTAG
- a CDS encoding extracellular solute-binding protein: MADFPFAYPLSRRKLLRAGALGAAAAFPPRAFAKGNPKTSAAEAAPAPGEIESHGLSTFGDLAESADFKYFGYVNPNAPKGGTLALSPASPTYDTFNAYVLRGNPATGMSLVFDSLMTQSLDERDAYYGLVARKVRISPDKLTYAFLLRKEARFHDGTPLTAQDAAFSLNILKDKGHPVISQMLRDVVSATAEGDDVLVVKFAAGRTRDLPLNVANQPIFSRAYYKDRDFEATTLEPPLGSGAYKVGQFEQGRFTAFNRVPDYWAKDLPVAKGQNNFDVVRFEYFGDSQVAFEAFKAGAFTEREENIARVWSTGYDFPAFKDGRVKRTTVPNNSIPNIQGWMFNTRRKKFADPRMREAIGYAFDYEWTSRNLMYDAYKRISSYFENSELAATGLPSDAEKALLEPFRDKLPAEVFGEPFMSPVSDGSGQDRALLKKAAELFAAAGCTRKDGVLLSPDGTPLEFEFLDNSNVFERHTQPFIKNLKLLGVTAKIRIVDAAQYKKRLEDFDFDIVHDVMLMSWNPGEELRAYFSSKTANVNGARNLAGVSNPAVDALVDKAQQAETREELVACCRALDRALRSQRYWIPHWYNPVHRLAYWDLFDKPERAPKFDPGVLSTWWWNEEKAKKINFTGR; this comes from the coding sequence TTGGCTGATTTTCCATTCGCCTACCCGCTGTCCCGCCGCAAATTGCTCCGCGCCGGCGCGCTCGGCGCGGCCGCGGCTTTCCCGCCGCGCGCCTTCGCCAAAGGAAACCCGAAGACCTCCGCCGCCGAAGCCGCGCCCGCTCCCGGCGAGATTGAGAGCCACGGACTTTCGACCTTCGGCGATCTCGCGGAGTCCGCAGACTTCAAATATTTCGGCTATGTGAACCCGAACGCGCCGAAGGGCGGAACGCTGGCGCTGTCGCCCGCCAGCCCGACCTACGACACTTTCAACGCCTATGTGCTGCGTGGAAATCCGGCGACCGGCATGTCCCTGGTCTTCGACTCGCTGATGACGCAGAGCCTGGACGAGCGCGACGCCTATTATGGGCTTGTGGCCAGGAAGGTGCGCATTTCGCCCGACAAGCTGACCTACGCGTTCCTGCTGAGAAAGGAAGCGCGCTTCCACGACGGGACGCCGCTCACGGCGCAGGACGCGGCCTTTTCGCTGAATATTCTCAAAGACAAGGGCCATCCCGTCATCAGCCAGATGCTGCGCGACGTGGTGAGCGCGACGGCCGAAGGCGACGACGTTCTCGTCGTGAAATTCGCCGCCGGCCGCACGCGCGATCTGCCGCTCAATGTCGCGAACCAGCCGATCTTCTCCAGGGCCTATTACAAGGACCGCGATTTCGAAGCGACGACGCTGGAGCCGCCGCTGGGCTCGGGCGCCTACAAGGTCGGCCAATTCGAACAGGGCCGCTTCACCGCCTTCAACCGCGTGCCGGACTATTGGGCGAAGGACCTGCCCGTCGCGAAAGGCCAGAACAATTTCGACGTCGTGCGCTTCGAATATTTCGGCGACAGCCAGGTGGCGTTCGAGGCTTTCAAAGCGGGCGCTTTCACGGAGCGCGAGGAAAACATCGCGCGCGTCTGGTCGACCGGCTACGACTTCCCCGCCTTCAAAGACGGGCGTGTGAAGCGCACGACGGTTCCCAATAACAGCATCCCGAACATTCAAGGCTGGATGTTCAATACGCGCCGCAAGAAATTCGCCGACCCCCGCATGCGCGAGGCGATCGGCTACGCCTTCGATTACGAGTGGACGAGCCGTAATCTGATGTATGACGCCTATAAGCGGATCTCGTCCTATTTCGAAAATTCCGAGCTCGCGGCGACGGGCCTGCCAAGCGACGCCGAGAAGGCGCTGCTCGAGCCCTTCCGCGACAAGTTGCCGGCGGAAGTCTTTGGCGAGCCCTTCATGTCGCCGGTTTCCGACGGCTCGGGACAGGATCGCGCTTTGCTCAAAAAGGCGGCCGAACTCTTCGCCGCCGCCGGCTGCACGCGCAAGGACGGCGTGCTGCTGTCGCCGGACGGAACGCCGCTGGAATTCGAATTCCTCGACAACTCCAACGTCTTCGAACGCCACACGCAGCCCTTCATCAAGAACCTGAAACTGCTCGGCGTCACCGCGAAGATCCGCATCGTCGACGCTGCGCAATACAAGAAGCGGCTCGAGGATTTCGACTTCGACATCGTTCACGACGTCATGCTGATGTCGTGGAATCCCGGCGAAGAGCTGCGCGCTTATTTCAGCTCCAAAACCGCCAATGTGAACGGCGCGCGCAATCTCGCCGGCGTATCGAATCCGGCTGTCGACGCGCTCGTCGACAAGGCGCAACAGGCGGAGACCCGCGAGGAGCTGGTCGCCTGCTGCCGCGCGCTCGACCGCGCCCTGCGCTCGCAGCGCTACTGGATTCCACATTGGTACAATCCGGTGCACCGCCTCGCCTATTGGGATCTCTTCGACAAGCCGGAACGCGCGCCGAAATTCGACCCCGGCGTGCTTTCGACCTGGTGGTGGAACGAAGAGAAGGCGAAGAAAATCAACTTCACGGGACGCTGA
- a CDS encoding phosphorylase → MTTPAEEAAAIIQSRCEIGAIDTAFILGRVFFGVADLGERVATIPYAELPGFPVGSGVEDGELIVSMIDGLPTVILKGSSTFHETGDPSLMASALETLTLLGVRYVLCTGLVLSVQADLVPSSIVLVTDHINFTGLNPLIGAPAGGKAMINMNEAYDKRLLRRIKTAAATAGVAVHEGVMMWFSGPSFETPAEAKVARQLGADILGWTIIPEAILARRYGLLFSGIAVVTDFGAGFSNGNPSADLTRGSAVAGIVATKRLLRSFVKIR, encoded by the coding sequence ATGACAACGCCCGCCGAGGAAGCAGCCGCTATCATCCAGTCGCGTTGCGAGATCGGCGCGATCGATACGGCATTCATTCTCGGCAGAGTGTTTTTCGGCGTCGCCGATCTCGGTGAACGCGTCGCGACGATCCCATATGCCGAATTGCCGGGTTTCCCGGTCGGATCGGGCGTGGAGGACGGCGAGCTCATCGTTTCGATGATCGACGGTTTGCCCACGGTCATCCTCAAGGGAAGTTCGACGTTCCATGAAACGGGCGACCCGAGCCTGATGGCCTCGGCGCTCGAGACTCTCACCCTGCTCGGCGTTCGCTATGTCCTGTGCACCGGCCTCGTTCTCTCCGTGCAAGCGGATCTCGTGCCGAGCAGCATCGTCCTCGTGACGGATCACATCAATTTTACGGGCCTCAACCCCCTCATCGGCGCGCCGGCCGGCGGCAAGGCGATGATCAACATGAACGAGGCCTATGACAAACGGCTTCTGCGACGCATCAAAACCGCCGCTGCGACGGCTGGCGTCGCGGTTCACGAAGGCGTGATGATGTGGTTCTCCGGCCCGAGCTTCGAGACGCCGGCAGAAGCAAAGGTTGCGCGGCAACTTGGCGCCGACATTCTCGGCTGGACGATCATCCCCGAAGCCATCCTTGCGCGTCGTTACGGCCTGCTTTTCTCGGGCATCGCCGTCGTCACCGATTTCGGCGCCGGCTTTTCAAACGGCAATCCGAGCGCCGATTTGACGCGCGGCTCCGCCGTCGCGGGCATCGTCGCCACGAAACGGCTTCTGCGGTCCTTCGTCAAAATACGCTGA
- a CDS encoding MaoC/PaaZ C-terminal domain-containing protein, whose translation MSRTVYFEDLHTGLRFKSEPFDMTEEGLIRFSRDNDPQFFHVDPEAAKESIFGGLIASGWQTGALTLRALLEGCGMTFAGGVVGMDAHLSWKRPVRPGDRLHIEGEITKLRASRSQPDRGFVTFKAATLNGAGEIVQTIEATMLAFRDPAREANRER comes from the coding sequence ATGTCGAGGACCGTCTATTTCGAAGACCTTCACACAGGCCTGCGTTTCAAGTCGGAGCCATTCGACATGACCGAAGAGGGCCTGATCCGCTTTTCGCGCGACAACGACCCTCAGTTTTTTCACGTCGACCCGGAGGCCGCGAAAGAAAGCATTTTCGGCGGCCTGATCGCGAGCGGATGGCAAACTGGCGCCCTGACGCTGCGCGCCTTGTTGGAAGGCTGCGGCATGACATTCGCTGGCGGCGTCGTCGGCATGGACGCGCATCTTTCCTGGAAGCGTCCGGTGCGGCCGGGAGATCGCCTGCACATCGAGGGCGAGATCACGAAACTGCGCGCTTCGCGCTCACAACCGGATCGCGGCTTCGTCACTTTCAAAGCGGCGACGTTGAACGGCGCAGGCGAAATCGTGCAGACGATCGAGGCGACGATGCTCGCCTTCCGCGATCCGGCGCGCGAGGCGAACCGCGAGCGTTGA
- a CDS encoding ABC transporter permease, which produces MSATTDSETRLAPPVIRDGLLRLSPLDQRRLANFKANKRGYWSFWIFMTLFVMSLLSNILANDKPILAWYKGQLLFPVFVTYPEEKFGGFLARTDYRDPVIANEIAAHGWMLWPPIRYSYDTHNLELPTPAPSPPTWMLTQKQCAIAAAKGLRPGESNRGCAALEYNWLGTDDQGRDVVARLLYGFRISVLFGLILATVSSIVGVAAGAIQGYFGGRVDLVFQRFIEVWSSLPQLYLLIIISSFLTPGFFVLLGILLLFSWVSLVHVVRAEFLRARNFEYVNAARALGLTNFRIIWKHLLPNATVATLTFLPFILNSSITTLTALDFLGFGLPPGSPSLGELLLQGKSNLQAPWLGLAGFAIIALMLSLLVFIGEAVRDAFDPRKNFR; this is translated from the coding sequence ATGAGCGCAACGACCGACAGCGAGACGCGTCTGGCGCCGCCCGTTATCCGCGACGGACTGCTGCGCCTTTCGCCCCTCGACCAGCGACGCCTCGCCAATTTCAAAGCGAACAAACGCGGCTACTGGTCCTTCTGGATCTTCATGACCCTCTTCGTCATGTCGCTCCTGTCCAACATACTGGCGAACGACAAGCCGATCCTCGCCTGGTACAAGGGCCAGCTTCTCTTTCCGGTCTTCGTGACATATCCGGAAGAGAAATTCGGCGGCTTCCTCGCCCGCACCGACTATCGCGATCCGGTGATCGCGAACGAGATCGCGGCGCATGGCTGGATGCTCTGGCCGCCTATCCGCTATTCCTACGATACTCATAATCTCGAACTGCCGACACCCGCGCCCTCGCCGCCCACCTGGATGCTGACGCAGAAGCAATGCGCGATCGCCGCCGCCAAGGGGCTGCGTCCCGGCGAGTCCAATCGCGGCTGCGCGGCGCTGGAGTATAACTGGCTCGGCACGGACGATCAGGGCCGCGACGTCGTCGCGCGCCTGCTCTATGGATTTCGCATATCGGTGCTGTTCGGCCTCATCCTCGCGACCGTCTCCTCCATCGTCGGCGTCGCCGCAGGCGCGATACAGGGCTATTTCGGCGGGCGGGTCGACCTTGTCTTTCAGCGCTTCATCGAAGTCTGGTCGTCTCTCCCGCAGCTTTACCTGCTCATCATCATCTCGTCATTCCTGACGCCCGGCTTCTTCGTGCTACTCGGCATCCTGCTGCTCTTCTCCTGGGTGTCGCTCGTTCACGTCGTGCGCGCGGAGTTCCTGCGCGCGCGCAACTTCGAATACGTCAACGCGGCCCGCGCCCTGGGCCTCACCAATTTCCGCATCATCTGGAAGCATTTGCTGCCCAATGCGACGGTGGCGACCCTGACTTTCCTGCCCTTTATCCTGAACTCGTCGATCACGACCCTGACCGCCCTGGACTTTCTGGGCTTCGGCCTGCCGCCCGGCTCGCCCTCGCTCGGCGAACTGCTTCTTCAGGGCAAATCCAATCTCCAGGCTCCCTGGCTGGGCCTCGCCGGCTTCGCCATCATCGCGCTCATGCTGTCGCTGCTCGTCTTCATCGGCGAGGCCGTGCGCGACGCCTTCGATCCGAGAAAGAATTTCCGGTGA
- a CDS encoding microcin C ABC transporter permease YejB: MGAYIARRVLLMIPTILGIMLISFVIVQFAPGGPVERIIAQLQGFDVGATGRFSGGGGDVGQGGASQAGPMAAESASKYRGAQGLDPKFIAELEKQFGFDKPAWERFLLMVKNYAMFDFGRSYFRDESVIKLIGEKLPVSMSLGLWMTLLSYSISIPLGIAKAVRDGTRFDTWTSNLIIVGYAIPSFLFAMLLIVLFAGGSFWQIFPLRGLTSDDFDRLTLFGKMKDYLWHIVLPVSAMTLGAFATQTFLTKNSFLDEIRKQYVQTARMKGLTENRVLYGHVFRNAMLIVIAGFPGAFVHAFLTGSVLIETIFSLDGLGYLSFESIVNRDYPVVFANLYIFALLGLVVNLISDLTYTWIDPRIDFETREV; the protein is encoded by the coding sequence ATGGGCGCCTATATCGCACGCCGCGTGCTGCTGATGATTCCGACGATCCTCGGCATCATGCTCATCTCCTTCGTCATCGTGCAGTTCGCGCCGGGCGGCCCTGTCGAACGCATCATCGCTCAGCTTCAGGGCTTCGACGTCGGCGCGACCGGACGTTTTTCGGGCGGCGGCGGCGATGTCGGCCAGGGCGGCGCCTCGCAGGCGGGTCCGATGGCGGCGGAGAGCGCCTCCAAATATCGCGGCGCCCAGGGCCTCGATCCGAAATTCATTGCGGAGCTCGAAAAGCAGTTCGGTTTCGACAAGCCGGCGTGGGAGCGTTTTCTTCTGATGGTGAAGAATTACGCGATGTTCGATTTTGGCCGCAGCTATTTCCGCGACGAAAGCGTCATCAAGCTCATCGGCGAAAAACTTCCCGTCTCCATGTCGCTCGGCCTATGGATGACGCTGCTCTCCTATTCGATTTCCATCCCCCTCGGCATCGCAAAGGCCGTGCGCGACGGAACGAGATTCGACACATGGACGTCTAATCTCATCATCGTCGGCTATGCGATTCCAAGCTTCCTCTTCGCGATGCTGCTGATCGTGCTCTTCGCCGGCGGCTCCTTCTGGCAGATCTTCCCGCTTCGCGGCCTGACCTCGGACGATTTCGACCGACTCACGCTGTTCGGCAAAATGAAGGACTATCTTTGGCACATCGTGCTGCCGGTGAGCGCCATGACGCTCGGCGCCTTCGCAACACAGACCTTCCTGACAAAGAATTCCTTCCTGGACGAAATCCGCAAGCAATATGTGCAGACGGCGCGGATGAAGGGGCTTACCGAGAACCGCGTTCTCTACGGCCATGTCTTCCGAAATGCGATGCTCATCGTCATCGCCGGCTTTCCAGGCGCCTTCGTCCACGCCTTCCTGACCGGATCGGTGCTGATCGAGACCATTTTCTCGCTGGACGGCCTCGGCTATCTCTCTTTCGAGAGCATCGTCAATCGCGATTATCCGGTGGTCTTCGCGAATCTCTATATTTTCGCGCTTTTGGGCCTGGTGGTGAATTTGATCTCCGACCTCACATACACATGGATCGATCCGCGGATCGATTTCGAGACGCGCGAGGTCTGA